One genomic window of Halolamina sediminis includes the following:
- the ilvN gene encoding acetolactate synthase small subunit produces MSGESPADAGFADPDADRDGLQGPGPDERERPTGRRSDQGVRVDPEAEASHPERRTTISALVKHEPGVLAEVAGLVSRRRFDIDSLTVGPTTNPETARMTLTIEEPEPGVRQVEKQLEKLVPVISVRELDRDAVRRELAVLKIHDDDPAAVEAVAEMFDARTLNAEPGTVTVEVTGSSAQIDRAIDAFQRFGVRELTRTGTAALARGTEWTTDAEESRYERHRTDGADGTASQTSDTHRR; encoded by the coding sequence ATGAGCGGGGAGTCACCGGCGGACGCCGGCTTTGCGGACCCGGACGCCGACCGTGACGGCCTACAGGGCCCCGGCCCGGACGAGCGGGAGCGACCCACCGGCCGACGGTCGGACCAGGGCGTCCGGGTCGACCCCGAGGCCGAGGCCAGTCACCCCGAACGCCGGACCACCATCTCGGCGCTGGTGAAACACGAGCCCGGGGTGCTGGCGGAGGTCGCGGGGCTGGTGAGCCGCCGACGGTTCGACATCGACTCGCTGACCGTCGGGCCGACGACGAACCCCGAGACCGCCCGGATGACGCTGACCATCGAAGAGCCCGAGCCGGGGGTCAGACAGGTCGAGAAGCAACTGGAGAAGCTGGTGCCGGTGATCTCGGTCCGGGAGCTGGATCGGGACGCGGTCCGGCGCGAACTGGCGGTGCTGAAGATCCACGACGACGACCCCGCCGCCGTCGAGGCGGTCGCCGAGATGTTCGACGCCCGGACGCTCAACGCCGAGCCCGGGACCGTGACCGTCGAGGTGACGGGGAGCTCCGCCCAGATCGACCGGGCGATCGACGCGTTCCAGCGGTTCGGCGTCCGGGAGCTGACCCGGACCGGCACGGCGGCGCTGGCTCGCGGTACCGAGTGGACCACCGACGCGGAGGAATCGCGCTACGAACGACACCGAACCGACGGCGCCGACGGAACGGCGTCACAGACGAGCGATACCCACCGACGATGA
- the pdxS gene encoding pyridoxal 5'-phosphate synthase lyase subunit PdxS gives MDEVDDIEELKRGTDLVKRGFAKMQKGGVIMDVVNREQARIAEDAGAVAVMHLEAVPADIRKRGGVARMADPGEIAEITDEVSIPVMGKVRIGHRKEAEIMEAAGADMVDESEVLTPAEEEYHIDKRGFTAPFVCGARNLGEALRRIDEGAAMIRTKGEAGTGDVNQAVHHQRNIKSAIRKLSGMNYEEREMWAREHEAPRDLVHETADLGRLPVVNFAAGGIATPADAALMMYHGCDGIFVGSGIFGAENPEQMGSAIVEAVNNWDDPEALLEIASDAGGGMKGESNVDLPEEEKLQGRGN, from the coding sequence ATGGACGAAGTTGACGACATCGAGGAGCTCAAACGGGGCACCGACCTCGTGAAGCGCGGCTTCGCGAAGATGCAGAAAGGCGGCGTCATCATGGACGTCGTGAACCGCGAGCAGGCCCGGATCGCCGAGGACGCCGGCGCCGTCGCGGTGATGCACCTCGAGGCCGTGCCGGCGGACATCCGCAAGCGCGGCGGCGTCGCGCGGATGGCCGACCCCGGCGAGATCGCGGAGATCACCGACGAGGTGTCGATCCCGGTGATGGGGAAAGTCCGGATCGGCCACCGGAAGGAGGCCGAGATCATGGAGGCCGCGGGCGCCGACATGGTCGACGAGAGCGAGGTGCTCACCCCGGCGGAGGAAGAGTACCACATCGACAAGCGGGGCTTCACCGCACCCTTTGTCTGTGGCGCTCGCAACCTCGGTGAGGCGCTCCGGCGCATCGACGAGGGCGCGGCGATGATCCGCACCAAGGGCGAGGCCGGCACCGGCGACGTGAATCAGGCGGTCCACCACCAGCGCAACATCAAGAGCGCGATCCGCAAGCTCTCCGGGATGAACTACGAGGAGCGCGAGATGTGGGCCCGCGAGCACGAGGCGCCGCGGGATCTCGTACACGAGACCGCCGACCTCGGTCGGCTCCCGGTCGTGAACTTCGCGGCCGGCGGGATCGCGACGCCCGCCGACGCCGCGCTGATGATGTACCACGGCTGCGACGGCATCTTCGTCGGCTCGGGGATCTTCGGCGCGGAGAACCCCGAGCAGATGGGCAGCGCGATCGTCGAGGCCGTGAACAACTGGGACGACCCCGAGGCGCTGCTGGAGATCGCCTCCGACGCGGGCGGCGGGATGAAGGGCGAGTCGAACGTGGATCTGCCCGAGGAGGAGAAGCTGCAGGGCCGCGGGAATTAG
- the leuC gene encoding 3-isopropylmalate dehydratase large subunit, with the protein MSEGTLYDAVWDRHRVRRLPSGQDQLFVGLHLIHEVTSPQAFGMLEERDLEVAYPERTHATADHIVPTDDRERPYDDDAAESMMAELEENVEQADLSFDHPDTGRQGIVHVVGPEQGLTQPGMTVVCGDSHTATHGAVGALAFGIGTSQIRDVLATGTVAMEKQAVRRIEVTGELGDGVSAKDLILTIIGELGTDGGVGYVYEYGGPAVESLSMAGRMTVCNMSIEGGARAGYVNPDETTYEWMAETDAFVDNEERSSSSSRTQSGDAPEKFAERKEYWESIRSGDDATYDDVVTIDADAIEPTVTWGTTPGQTAGISDPVPDPADLPPEDRAVAERAQDHMGVTPGEPMAGFPVDVAFLGSCTNARLPDLRAAAEVVEGRTLADGVRGLVVPGSQRVKAAAEAEGLDETFRDAGFEWRGAGCSMCLGMNDDQLVGDEVCASSSNRNFVGRQGSADGRTILMSPEMVAAAAVTGEVTDVRELDAAPEVAR; encoded by the coding sequence ATGAGCGAGGGGACGCTGTACGACGCGGTGTGGGACCGCCACCGTGTCCGGCGGCTCCCTAGCGGGCAGGACCAGCTGTTCGTCGGGCTCCACCTGATCCACGAGGTGACGAGCCCGCAGGCGTTCGGGATGCTCGAGGAGCGCGACCTCGAAGTCGCGTACCCCGAGCGCACCCACGCCACCGCCGACCACATCGTCCCCACGGACGACCGCGAGCGCCCGTACGACGACGACGCGGCGGAGTCGATGATGGCCGAACTGGAGGAAAACGTCGAACAGGCCGACCTCTCGTTCGACCATCCCGACACGGGGCGACAGGGGATCGTCCACGTCGTCGGCCCCGAACAGGGGCTGACCCAGCCCGGGATGACCGTGGTCTGCGGTGACTCCCACACCGCGACCCACGGCGCGGTCGGCGCGCTGGCGTTCGGGATCGGCACCTCCCAGATCCGGGACGTGCTCGCGACCGGCACCGTCGCGATGGAGAAGCAGGCAGTCAGGCGGATCGAGGTGACGGGCGAACTCGGCGACGGCGTCTCAGCGAAGGATCTGATCCTGACGATCATCGGCGAGCTCGGCACCGACGGCGGCGTCGGCTACGTGTACGAGTACGGCGGCCCCGCGGTCGAGTCGCTGTCGATGGCGGGCCGGATGACCGTCTGCAACATGTCGATCGAGGGCGGCGCCCGCGCGGGCTACGTCAACCCCGACGAGACCACCTACGAGTGGATGGCCGAGACGGACGCCTTCGTCGACAACGAGGAGCGAAGCTCCTCGAGCAGCCGGACGCAGTCCGGCGACGCCCCCGAGAAATTCGCCGAGCGAAAGGAGTACTGGGAGTCGATCCGCTCGGGCGACGACGCCACCTACGACGACGTGGTGACGATCGACGCCGACGCGATCGAGCCGACGGTGACGTGGGGGACGACGCCCGGGCAGACGGCCGGGATCTCCGATCCCGTCCCCGACCCCGCCGACCTCCCGCCCGAGGACCGCGCGGTCGCCGAGCGGGCACAGGACCACATGGGCGTCACGCCCGGCGAGCCGATGGCGGGGTTCCCGGTCGACGTGGCCTTTCTCGGCTCCTGTACGAACGCGCGGCTGCCCGACCTCCGTGCGGCCGCCGAAGTCGTCGAGGGCCGAACGCTGGCCGACGGCGTGCGGGGGCTCGTCGTCCCCGGCAGCCAGCGCGTGAAAGCCGCCGCCGAGGCCGAGGGACTGGACGAGACGTTCCGCGACGCCGGCTTCGAGTGGCGCGGCGCGGGCTGTTCGATGTGTCTCGGGATGAACGACGACCAGCTCGTCGGCGACGAGGTGTGTGCCTCCTCGTCGAACCGGAACTTCGTCGGCCGGCAGGGCAGCGCCGACGGGCGGACGATCCTGATGAGCCCCGAGATGGTCGCCGCCGCCGCGGTGACCGGCGAGGTGACCGACGTGCGCGAACTCGACGCCGCGCCGGAGGTGGCGCGATGA
- the ilvB gene encoding biosynthetic-type acetolactate synthase large subunit, translating to MSEPARAATRPREAERRRDNDRAVQRDEQSTESEAPATGADAAIAALDAAGVEHVFGVQGGAIMPVYDALAEADAAPTHVTMAHEQAAAHAADAYGQVTGEPGVCMATSGPGATNLVTGIADADMDSDPVVALTGQVPTAFLGNDAFQETDTVGVTRPITKENYVADDPDAVGPSVGEAVELAGAGRPGPTLVDLPKDATTGDTTGQSADAGLPEYYEVPERADEPAVAAAAEALARAERPLVLAGGGVVKAGASEELRAFVERFDVPVVTTMPGVGAVPEDDERCLSFAGMHGTGAANMAISHTDCLFAIGTRFDDRLTGGVETFAPEAEVIHADVDAAEISKNVEADYPLIGDAAAVIEQVHGAFAERSDDASDRYAAWRERCREWEAEYPMTYAAPDDEPLKPQLVVEAADAATPDDAIVTTGVGQHQMWAAQYWTYRDPRCWVSSHGLGTMGYGLPAAIGAKVAEPDREVVCFEGDGSFLMTLQELSVAARENLDVTVIVLNNEAIGMVRQWQDAFFEGRHTASEYGWMPEFEPIAEAFGAAGFTLDGYDEVADTLEAAFGHDGPSVVDARIDPRENVYPMVPSGGDNSGFALSEGQL from the coding sequence ATGAGCGAGCCAGCACGCGCCGCGACACGGCCACGGGAGGCCGAGCGGCGGCGCGACAACGACCGAGCGGTACAGCGCGACGAACAGTCGACCGAGTCCGAGGCGCCGGCGACCGGCGCGGACGCGGCGATCGCCGCACTCGATGCGGCGGGCGTCGAGCACGTCTTCGGCGTGCAGGGCGGCGCAATCATGCCCGTCTACGACGCGCTCGCCGAGGCCGACGCCGCGCCCACCCACGTGACGATGGCCCACGAGCAAGCGGCCGCCCACGCCGCCGACGCCTACGGGCAGGTGACGGGCGAGCCGGGCGTCTGCATGGCCACCTCGGGCCCGGGCGCGACCAACCTCGTCACCGGGATCGCCGACGCCGACATGGACTCCGACCCCGTCGTCGCACTGACGGGGCAGGTGCCGACGGCGTTCCTGGGCAACGACGCGTTCCAGGAGACCGACACCGTCGGCGTCACCCGACCGATCACGAAGGAGAACTACGTCGCGGACGACCCCGACGCCGTCGGGCCATCCGTGGGCGAGGCGGTCGAACTCGCCGGCGCCGGCCGACCGGGGCCGACGCTGGTCGACCTGCCGAAGGACGCGACCACCGGCGACACAACGGGCCAATCTGCCGACGCCGGCCTGCCGGAGTACTACGAGGTGCCCGAGCGGGCCGACGAGCCGGCCGTCGCGGCCGCGGCCGAGGCGCTCGCCCGTGCCGAGCGCCCGCTAGTGCTCGCGGGCGGCGGCGTGGTGAAAGCCGGGGCGAGCGAGGAGCTGCGGGCGTTCGTCGAGCGCTTCGACGTGCCCGTGGTGACGACGATGCCGGGGGTGGGCGCGGTGCCGGAAGACGACGAGCGCTGTCTCTCCTTCGCCGGCATGCACGGTACCGGCGCCGCGAACATGGCGATCTCACATACGGACTGCCTGTTCGCGATCGGGACGCGCTTCGACGACCGGCTGACCGGCGGCGTCGAGACGTTCGCGCCCGAGGCAGAGGTGATCCACGCCGACGTCGACGCCGCCGAGATCTCGAAGAACGTCGAGGCGGACTACCCGCTGATCGGCGACGCCGCCGCGGTGATCGAACAGGTCCACGGAGCGTTCGCGGAGAGATCCGACGACGCGTCTGACCGCTACGCGGCGTGGCGCGAGCGGTGTCGGGAATGGGAGGCCGAGTACCCGATGACGTACGCGGCGCCCGACGACGAGCCGCTGAAGCCGCAGTTAGTCGTCGAGGCCGCCGACGCCGCGACGCCAGACGACGCGATCGTCACCACCGGCGTCGGCCAGCACCAGATGTGGGCCGCCCAGTACTGGACGTACCGTGACCCGCGCTGCTGGGTCTCCAGCCACGGGCTGGGGACGATGGGCTATGGCCTGCCCGCCGCCATCGGCGCGAAAGTCGCCGAACCGGACCGTGAGGTGGTCTGCTTCGAGGGCGACGGCTCGTTCCTGATGACGCTGCAGGAACTGTCCGTCGCCGCCCGCGAGAACCTCGACGTGACCGTGATCGTGCTCAACAACGAGGCGATCGGGATGGTCCGACAGTGGCAGGACGCCTTCTTCGAGGGGCGACACACCGCCTCGGAGTACGGCTGGATGCCCGAGTTCGAACCCATCGCCGAAGCGTTCGGCGCCGCGGGGTTCACCCTCGACGGGTACGACGAGGTGGCCGACACGCTGGAGGCCGCGTTCGGCCACGACGGGCCGTCGGTCGTCGACGCCCGGATCGACCCGCGGGAGAACGTCTACCCGATGGTGCCCAGTGGCGGCGACAACAGCGGCTTCGCGCTCTCGGAGGGGCAGCTATGA
- the leuD gene encoding 3-isopropylmalate dehydratase small subunit: MSDPVDVPAIERVEGTGVPVRGNDIDTDQIIPARFLKVLTFEGLGEFAFFDQRYENTGPDAGGDGLAAESEAAEQPTDHPFNDERFREGNVLVVNANFGCGSSREHAPQALMRWGIDAIVGESFAEIFAGNCLALGIPTVTADSEEVEALQDHVDANPDTEIEVDVGAETVRYDDREIDAAVDSAQRQSLVAGEWDTTALLGANPEAVAETAASLPYTDR; this comes from the coding sequence ATGAGCGACCCCGTCGACGTGCCCGCGATCGAGCGCGTCGAAGGAACGGGCGTCCCGGTGCGGGGGAACGACATCGACACCGACCAGATCATCCCCGCGCGGTTCCTCAAGGTGCTCACCTTCGAGGGGCTCGGAGAGTTCGCCTTCTTCGACCAGCGGTACGAGAACACCGGCCCCGACGCGGGCGGCGACGGGCTCGCCGCCGAGAGCGAGGCCGCCGAGCAGCCCACTGATCACCCGTTCAACGACGAGCGCTTCCGGGAGGGGAACGTGCTGGTGGTCAACGCCAACTTCGGCTGTGGCTCCTCCAGAGAGCACGCGCCGCAGGCGCTGATGCGCTGGGGCATCGACGCCATCGTCGGCGAGTCGTTCGCGGAGATCTTCGCGGGCAACTGTCTCGCGCTGGGGATCCCGACCGTGACCGCCGACAGCGAGGAAGTCGAAGCGCTGCAGGACCACGTCGACGCCAACCCGGACACCGAAATCGAGGTCGACGTTGGCGCGGAGACGGTGCGCTACGACGATCGCGAGATCGACGCCGCGGTCGACTCGGCACAGCGACAGTCGCTCGTCGCGGGCGAGTGGGACACCACCGCGCTGCTCGGCGCCAACCCCGAGGCAGTCGCCGAAACGGCCGCTTCGCTTCCCTACACCGACCGATGA
- a CDS encoding outer membrane protein assembly factor BamB family protein: MVSRSRRSFLRASAATAAVASAGCLGRSSPAEDAAQRRIDQRTTPPAGTWPTGDYGARNTRDNPEASPPRSTPTGEWSVPLPGVVSSVVVGPEFVYASSGEATVAVAPDGTEQWRVEFGGGLAFVAGRLYVSADTLVALDADSGEDVWRGPEGMEPQLVHESSGTVYVTEREQLRGLHADSGAERWRISTARYPRLVAGEGHVVVLTGDRVRFFEPGEVETGPFREPAPRVVETLEPGWYPEIVSVTLTDGAFYLGQFGDSVADLDATARQFHRMTDDERWVTPYDWSGVSALAVDDERVYGVSYHATLDPLESSVVALDRETGTEQWHDDGELLGTPTVGGDVVVAGGAHPGSPSVCVSKGDEEESAGTPAEGTATEETCSEGEPTAESGVLRAFDAASGERLWTVEPGASHGSYPLALVGDRVYYGDAAGVHALG; this comes from the coding sequence ATGGTCTCCCGCTCCCGTCGCAGTTTTCTCCGGGCGAGCGCCGCCACAGCCGCGGTCGCCAGCGCGGGCTGTCTCGGCCGATCGAGTCCGGCTGAGGACGCTGCACAGCGCCGGATCGACCAGCGAACGACGCCGCCCGCCGGAACGTGGCCGACCGGGGACTACGGCGCACGGAACACGCGCGACAACCCCGAGGCGTCGCCGCCCCGCTCGACGCCGACGGGCGAGTGGTCGGTCCCGCTCCCGGGCGTCGTCTCCTCGGTCGTCGTCGGCCCCGAGTTCGTCTACGCGAGCTCCGGCGAAGCGACCGTCGCGGTCGCGCCCGACGGCACCGAGCAGTGGCGCGTCGAGTTCGGCGGCGGCCTCGCGTTCGTCGCGGGACGGCTGTACGTGAGCGCGGACACGCTGGTCGCGCTCGACGCCGACTCCGGAGAGGACGTCTGGCGAGGCCCCGAAGGCATGGAGCCCCAGTTAGTTCACGAGTCGAGCGGGACGGTGTACGTCACTGAACGGGAGCAGCTCCGGGGCCTCCACGCCGACTCCGGCGCGGAGCGCTGGCGAATCAGCACCGCTCGCTACCCCCGGCTCGTCGCCGGCGAGGGACACGTCGTCGTGCTCACTGGCGACCGCGTTCGCTTCTTCGAACCCGGAGAGGTCGAGACCGGGCCGTTCCGAGAACCCGCGCCCCGGGTCGTCGAGACGCTCGAGCCGGGCTGGTACCCGGAGATCGTCTCGGTGACGCTGACCGACGGGGCGTTCTACCTCGGCCAGTTCGGCGACAGCGTCGCCGACCTGGACGCGACTGCCCGGCAGTTCCACCGCATGACCGACGACGAACGCTGGGTGACACCGTACGACTGGAGCGGCGTGAGCGCGCTCGCAGTCGACGACGAGCGTGTCTACGGGGTTTCTTATCACGCCACGCTCGATCCCTTGGAGTCCTCAGTGGTCGCGCTCGATCGGGAGACGGGGACCGAGCAGTGGCACGACGACGGCGAACTACTCGGGACGCCAACCGTCGGCGGCGACGTGGTCGTCGCCGGCGGCGCCCACCCGGGCTCGCCGAGCGTCTGCGTCTCCAAGGGTGACGAGGAGGAGTCGGCCGGAACCCCGGCGGAGGGGACCGCGACGGAGGAGACGTGTTCGGAGGGCGAGCCGACGGCCGAGTCGGGCGTGCTCCGCGCGTTCGACGCCGCGAGCGGCGAGCGACTGTGGACAGTCGAGCCCGGCGCGTCCCACGGGAGCTACCCGCTCGCGCTAGTCGGCGATCGCGTCTACTACGGCGACGCCGCCGGCGTCCACGCCCTCGGCTGA
- the ilvC gene encoding ketol-acid reductoisomerase yields MTENTIYHDDDATHSYIEEKTVAVLGYGSQGHAHAQNLAESGVDVIVGLREGSASRTAAREDGLTVATPTEAAAAADVVSMLVPDNVQPDVYDDIAPELDAGDTLQFAHGFNIHYDQIEPPEDVDVTMVAPKGPGHIVRRQYTDGEGTPGLIAVYRDATGEARQEALAYAGAIGCTRAGVIETTFREETETDLFGEQAVLCGGVTELVKAGYETLTDAGYSEEMAYFECLNELKLIVDLLYEGGMGGMWDSVSDTAEYGGITRGEVVVDDHTREQMETVLEQVQNGEFATEWITENRAGRPSYGQRRAAEKNHEIEEVGEELRSLFAWSDAEKNREPADTPADD; encoded by the coding sequence ATGACGGAGAACACCATCTACCACGACGACGACGCGACGCACAGCTACATCGAAGAGAAGACGGTCGCGGTGCTGGGCTACGGCAGTCAGGGCCACGCACACGCCCAGAACCTCGCGGAGAGCGGGGTCGACGTGATCGTCGGCCTGCGCGAGGGCTCGGCCTCCCGGACCGCGGCCCGCGAGGACGGGCTCACCGTCGCGACGCCGACGGAGGCCGCGGCGGCCGCCGACGTGGTGTCGATGCTCGTCCCGGACAACGTCCAGCCGGACGTGTACGACGACATCGCGCCCGAACTGGACGCCGGCGACACGCTGCAGTTCGCCCACGGCTTCAACATCCACTACGACCAGATCGAGCCGCCCGAGGACGTCGACGTGACGATGGTCGCTCCGAAGGGGCCGGGCCACATCGTCCGCCGGCAGTACACGGACGGCGAAGGGACGCCCGGGCTGATCGCGGTGTACCGCGACGCGACCGGCGAGGCCAGACAGGAGGCCCTCGCCTACGCCGGGGCGATCGGCTGCACTCGCGCGGGCGTGATCGAGACCACGTTCCGCGAGGAGACCGAGACCGACCTGTTCGGCGAGCAGGCGGTGCTCTGTGGCGGCGTCACCGAACTCGTGAAGGCGGGCTACGAGACGCTGACAGACGCGGGCTACAGCGAGGAGATGGCGTACTTCGAGTGCCTGAACGAACTGAAGCTCATCGTCGACCTGCTGTACGAGGGTGGCATGGGCGGGATGTGGGACTCCGTCTCCGACACCGCAGAGTACGGCGGGATCACCCGCGGCGAGGTGGTCGTCGACGACCACACCCGCGAGCAGATGGAGACCGTGCTGGAACAGGTCCAGAACGGCGAGTTCGCGACGGAGTGGATCACCGAGAACCGGGCGGGCCGGCCGTCCTACGGCCAGCGCCGCGCCGCCGAGAAGAACCACGAGATCGAGGAGGTGGGCGAGGAGCTCCGCTCGCTGTTCGCCTGGAGCGACGCCGAGAAGAACCGGGAGCCAGCCGACACACCGGCAGACGACTGA
- a CDS encoding DUF5793 family protein, with protein sequence MRRDYFELDVTNVDWAEDGGEPAQPLVEIDFSGPGETLRERLSDADGDLLDGEDVDVAFRLQDELGSDDVVPGVVAVTNRVTGEYVLELNEESDDVLRFIEAARAYVEAEEEGGYRVIVSIEGEEMVEYEKETFLVYDADGEFLRERSLIPPGVEL encoded by the coding sequence ATGAGGCGCGACTATTTCGAACTGGACGTGACGAACGTCGACTGGGCGGAAGACGGTGGTGAGCCCGCCCAGCCGCTGGTCGAGATCGACTTCAGTGGGCCCGGGGAGACCCTCCGGGAGCGCCTCAGCGACGCCGACGGCGACCTGCTCGACGGCGAGGACGTCGACGTGGCGTTCCGCCTGCAGGACGAGCTCGGGAGTGACGACGTGGTTCCCGGCGTCGTCGCCGTCACGAACCGCGTGACCGGGGAGTACGTGCTCGAACTCAACGAAGAGTCCGACGACGTGCTGCGGTTCATCGAGGCCGCCCGGGCGTACGTCGAGGCCGAGGAGGAGGGCGGCTACCGCGTGATCGTCTCCATCGAGGGCGAAGAGATGGTGGAGTACGAGAAGGAGACGTTCCTCGTGTACGACGCCGACGGGGAGTTCCTCCGCGAGCGGAGCCTCATCCCGCCGGGCGTCGAACTCTGA
- a CDS encoding DUF1405 domain-containing protein produces the protein MTLPGLLPRSRLPDRDALPRWLAPLPRAIEDLGLRAVWLVVLTNLLGTVFGFWYYGVHPLPLSDPLITGQLAAEPTAFWLLVPDSPVATLFIALAFGAWALGRANEYLSALAFFGCWKLGLWTPYVLLVFADSFRAVNPLPMYLFLLFSHLAMVVQAFVLHRISDFPVRAVAVAVLWYGLNDLVDYFVPVLGTPHHTLIPGQTIGVDGFFTHPPEIHPLAAAGAVVLTLTATLLTLATRVKKLELLVNVGR, from the coding sequence ATGACCCTGCCGGGCCTGCTCCCCCGCTCGCGCCTGCCCGACCGCGACGCGCTGCCGCGCTGGCTCGCGCCACTGCCCCGAGCGATCGAGGATCTCGGCCTCCGCGCGGTGTGGCTCGTCGTCCTCACCAACCTCCTCGGCACCGTCTTCGGCTTCTGGTACTACGGCGTCCACCCGCTGCCCCTGTCGGACCCGCTGATCACCGGCCAGCTCGCGGCGGAGCCGACCGCGTTCTGGCTGCTCGTGCCGGATAGCCCCGTGGCGACGCTGTTCATCGCGCTGGCGTTCGGTGCGTGGGCGCTGGGACGGGCAAACGAGTACCTCTCCGCGTTGGCGTTCTTCGGCTGCTGGAAGCTCGGCCTCTGGACGCCGTACGTGCTGCTCGTCTTCGCCGACAGCTTCCGCGCGGTCAACCCGCTGCCGATGTACTTGTTCCTCCTGTTCAGCCACCTCGCGATGGTGGTACAGGCGTTCGTGCTCCACCGAATCAGCGACTTCCCGGTCCGTGCCGTCGCGGTCGCGGTGCTGTGGTACGGGCTGAACGACCTCGTGGACTACTTCGTCCCGGTGCTCGGCACGCCCCACCACACGCTGATCCCCGGGCAGACTATCGGCGTGGACGGCTTCTTCACCCACCCGCCGGAGATCCACCCGCTCGCTGCCGCCGGCGCGGTCGTGCTCACGCTGACGGCGACGCTCCTCACGCTCGCGACGCGAGTGAAGAAGCTGGAACTGCTCGTGAACGTGGGTCGCTAG
- a CDS encoding isocitrate/isopropylmalate dehydrogenase family protein, with product MTEEIAVIPGDGIGREVVPAAVRVLEAVDLEFSFREAEAGDAVAEERGTPLPESTVETVEAADATLFGAAGETAADVILPLREAVGSFANVRPARAYPGVDALRPETDLVFVRENTEGVYAGIESDFGEGVTTLTRVVTESASRRIAEFGFEYAAERDADVTVAHKANVMRVTDGRFLDSVDAVAEERGAEYDTELMDALATKLLLDPTEYDVIVCPNLAGDVLSDLAAGLVGGLGLLPSANVGAENGLFEPVHGTAPDIAGEGVANPAAAILSAAMLLESLGHEDAATDVRSAVERTLDAGPRTPDLGGTASTDEVADDVIARL from the coding sequence ATGACCGAGGAGATCGCCGTGATCCCCGGCGACGGGATCGGACGGGAGGTCGTCCCCGCCGCGGTTCGGGTGCTGGAGGCCGTCGACCTCGAGTTCTCCTTCCGGGAAGCTGAGGCCGGCGACGCCGTTGCCGAGGAGCGAGGAACGCCGCTCCCCGAGTCCACGGTCGAGACCGTCGAGGCCGCCGACGCGACGCTGTTCGGCGCCGCGGGCGAGACGGCGGCCGACGTGATCCTCCCCCTACGGGAGGCGGTCGGCAGCTTCGCGAACGTTCGGCCTGCTCGCGCCTACCCGGGCGTCGACGCGCTCCGACCGGAGACTGATCTCGTGTTCGTCCGGGAGAACACCGAGGGCGTCTACGCGGGCATCGAGAGCGATTTCGGCGAGGGCGTGACGACGCTCACACGCGTGGTCACTGAGTCCGCGTCCCGGCGGATCGCCGAGTTCGGCTTCGAGTACGCCGCCGAGCGCGACGCCGACGTGACGGTCGCGCACAAGGCGAACGTGATGCGCGTCACCGACGGACGGTTCCTCGATTCGGTGGACGCCGTGGCCGAGGAACGCGGCGCCGAGTACGATACGGAGCTGATGGACGCGCTGGCGACGAAGCTGCTGCTCGACCCGACTGAGTACGACGTGATCGTCTGCCCGAACCTCGCGGGCGACGTGCTCTCCGATCTCGCGGCGGGGCTCGTGGGTGGGCTGGGGCTGCTACCGTCCGCCAACGTCGGCGCCGAGAACGGGCTGTTCGAGCCGGTCCACGGCACCGCGCCGGATATCGCCGGCGAGGGCGTCGCCAACCCCGCGGCGGCGATCCTGAGCGCGGCGATGCTGCTGGAGAGCCTTGGTCACGAGGACGCGGCTACCGACGTTCGCTCCGCGGTCGAGCGCACGCTCGACGCCGGCCCCCGGACCCCGGACCTCGGCGGCACGGCGTCGACCGACGAGGTGGCCGACGACGTGATCGCCCGGCTCTAG